The Trichocoleus sp. sequence AGTAGGACATTGTGACAATGCTTCCCCCCTCCGTCATCAGCGGTTTTGCCATGCGGCTCATGCTGAGCAGTGAATAGGCACTCACTTCGATCGCTTGAGTAAAATCCTGCCGCGAGACGCTGCTGAAGTCGCCGCTTAAGGCATCCTTACTTGCAAATGCGAGGCAGTGAATCAAAATGTCTAGCCTGCCCCACTTCTCTTTCACCACATCAAATGTGTTCTGCATTTGGGCTTCATCCTGTACGTCACAGGGTAGAAACAGGTTTGGCTGCAGGGGTTCAACCAGTTCTGACACTTTCTTCTCAAATCGCCCTTTGTCATCTGGAAGAAAGGTGACTCCCAGGGTTGCTCCAGCCGCATGGAGCTGTTGCGCGATCCCCCAGGCGATCGATCGGTTATTGGCAATGCCAGTGACAAGAGCATTTTTTCCAGTCAGATTTAACATGACATATCACTCAAAGCGGTTTTCGGCGCAATTAGGAGAATACTCAAAAAAGGGACAGAAGGAAAGCAAACACTCCTGACAAAGCTTAACTCTACCCTCAGTTTTTGCCCAAAATCTTGATTAAATGGGAGATTGGCTGTCTTATGTATCAGCAGCTACAAAAAACTCTGCCAAAGTTAAGTTTAGTGTTTTAAAGTCAGAGAGTTATCACAGAGATTGCTCACCCTTCGATAATCGATAGAACAAGCGATCTGGCTGAGCTTCTGACCTGTTCGCTGATCTGTATAGTGACCTTTCAAGGCACGCTGGAACTAGGGGTATGGTAGTGGCACCAGATAGACCGTTGGCAAATGTCTTTCGTCAACTAAGTGGGAGTGCCTTCCCGCCTGTGGTGGAAGCTTATGAACGCGGTAAGACGATTTTTTTTCCGGGTGATCCTGCGGAAAGAGTCTATTTCTTACTGAAGGGAGCCGTCAAGCTGTCGCGGGTATATGAGGCTGGCGAAGAAATTACCGTGGCGCTGTTACGCGAGAACAGCGTATTTGGCGTGCTATCGCTGATTACCGGGCAGCGAGCCGATCGCTTTTATCATGCGGTTGCCTTTACCCCAACTGAACTGCTGTCTGTGCCGATCGAGCAGGTTGAGAAATCCCTTAAGGAAAACCCAGAGCTCTGTATGCTGATGATGCAGGGTCTCTCGTCTCGAATTCTCCAGACAGAGATGATGATCGAAACCCTAGCGCATCGAGACATGGGTTCTCGCCTCGTCAGCTTCCTGCTGATTCTCTGCCGCGATTTTGGCGTGCCTACTTCAGAAGGCATCACAATTGATCTAAAACTTTCCCATCAAGCAATTGCTGAGGCGATCGGCTCGACGCGGGTAACGGTGACCCGGTTGCTCGGCGATCTGCGGCAGGATCAAATGATCTCGATTCACAAAAAGAAGATTACAGTCCACAATCCAGTGACGCTAAGCCAGCAGTTTACCTAGTTTTCATTGGCTGTTAAGAGATAGATTAACAGTGACTCACCCCCTTGTAGCGGCTCTCAATTCAACAGGGTCGAGTGAAACTTGGAGCAGGTTGGTCTGTCTCCAATTTCTTAACTCCTAAACTGACCCCTCACTGCTGTTCTAGCTTGTTCTAGTTCAGTTTGTCGAAGATTCCTGGGGCAGTAAACTCAAAATTTCTTTTGCTGCTCGATCGCAAACGCCAACTTGACCAAGCTTCTGACGGGTTTGATCGTAGTCGGCGAAGATTTGCTGTTGGCGGTCTGGGTTAAGGAGGATATCAAGCGCTTCAGATACCAGCCGTTCTGAAGTCGCTTCATGTTGGAGCAACTCGGGCACAACAGGTTTCATTAGAACGAGGTTGGCAGGTGAAATAAAGGGTGCAGCATACTTCAAAAGATGTTTGGCAATCCAGGCTGTGACCGGGTTCAACCGATACATCACTACCTGCGGCACGTTGAGCAAAGCAAGCTCTAAATTTACGGTTCCCGATTTTGTAAGTGCTAAATCTGCGGCTGCTAAAACGGTTTGGGTTTGGTCTGCAATCAGCGTGGCTCGCAAGCCAAATTGCTGAATGGCTGCTTCAATTGCCGATCGATAAACTTCCAGTGACAGCGGAATGTAGAAATGTGCCTGGGGCAATTGCGCTTGCAGCTGTTGGGCTGCCTGAAACATGATTGGCAAAATGTACTTAAGTTCTTGTTTGCGCGAGGCTGGAATCAGGGCAATCATCGTTTGATCACTGGAGATTCCCAGTGCTTCCCTGGCATCTGCGCGAGTTGGGGCAGATTGAAATCGATCGACTAGCGGATGCCCTACCCAGGTAACATTAGCGCCCCACTTTTCGTAATAAGTAGCTTCTGCCGGAAAGATTGCCAGAAGACGATCGGTGATGCGTAAAATCTGTCTCGTATTGGCAGAGCTAATTGACCAGACCCACTCTTGCGGTGCAATGTAGTAAACTCTGGGCACTTGGGGAAACTGCTGCCGCATAAAACTCCCAAATCCGATGTTGGGACCCAAGTAGTCAATCATCACAGTTAAATCAGGCGGATTTTGCCGTAAAAACTGCTTGACTCGCTGCTGAATCTGGTAACTTGGCAGCACATAAAACAAAGATTCGAGAATGCCGATCGAACCAATGGCACTGGTATCTGCCAGCAGTTTTGCGCCAGCTTTCGCCATTCGCTCCCCGCCTGTTGCCACAACTTCAATGCAGATGCCTGCCTGTGCTGCCTCTCGATATAAGGCTTCTACCAGGAGCGACCCCTGTAAATCACCCGATACTTCGCCTGTGCTGACAAAAATGCATTTTGGTTCCTGGGCAGAAGAGGGTTGAGTGCCGTTATTGAATCGATCGGTCTGCACATCCCCGCTCATTTAATCATCCTCTCGGCTTTTCAGCTTCTTCCCTGGAATTGAGCCGCGTCGTCCTGGAGAGTGACTGAGCCGTAAAAATTGCCGTAAATGCTCGATCGCTTCGCTATCAGATAGCAGATCCAATTGCTCCAATGCTTGGCGGAAGGGCAGCCCAGAATGGTAGAGCAGCCGGAATGCCTTTTTTAGCGACTGCATCGCTGCTGCATCTCCCAGCCCGGCTCGTTGTAGCCCAACTTTGTTTAGGGAGCGCACCCTCGCTGGATTTCCTTCAACTAGCATAAAAGGAGGCACATCTCGGTTGATGCGGCTCATGCCGCCTATCATCGCCAGACGCCCAATGTGAACAAATTGGTGAACCCCCAGGACGCCGCTAATCCTGGCTTGAGACTCGATGCGAACATGACCTGATAGCGCCACGCTATTGGCAATAATGACCTGATCGCCGATGACGCAATTGTGACCGACATGAGAATAAGCCATCAACAGGTTGTTATTTCCCAGGACGGTCATTTCATCTGCCAGCGTTGCGCGATTAATCGTGACATACTCCCGGATCACATTGTCATTGCCAATTTTGACAAGATTAAGCGATCCGTCGTACTTCAAGTCTTGTGGTTCTAGCCCGATCGCCGCTCCCGGAAAAACCTTGTTGCGCTCTCCAATTTCAACTCTGCCATCAATGACTGCGTGATGTCCGACAATTGTACCTGCACCAATTGTGACCTGCTCACCAATGACAGCATAGGCTCCAATCTGCACTGTTGGGTGGAGTTCAGCACGAGGATGAATGACAGCAGTGGGATGAATCAGGGAAACCAAGGGTATTTCAGGGGGTTGAGAATGACGGGTCGAAGAGCCGAAAACTCTAAGCGTACAAAAATCCGCAGCGATGCAGAAGCAAAAACAAATCTTTACAAGTTTACCAGAGAGAACATCAACTCACCTTCCGCCACGAGTTGACCATCCACCTCTGCTCGACCTTGCATCCATCCAAATCGACGATGCTTAACGCGCAACAGTTCCACGGTCATAACAAGTTGATCGCCAGGAACAACAGGGCGACGAAAGCGCACTTTATCGATTCCAGCAAACATAAACAAGCCTTCAGGAAGGTTTGGCATTTGGGTCAATACGACACCTCCAACCTGCGCCATTGCTTCTACAATTAGCACACCTGGCATAATAGGCTTTCCGGGAAAATGTCCTTGAAAGTGCGGTTCGTTAAAGGTGACATTTTTGATGCCAACGGCTAGCTTTCCAGGAACATACTGAATGACCTTATCGACTAATGAAAAAGGATAACGATGCGGTAACAAGCGGTGAATCTCTTCCACCGTTAGAACTTGATTTGATTCGCTCCCATCTGGGGTAGCTTCAGCGTCCTGATGAGTCGTGGTATGGTCGTCAGTCAGAATAGCCATGAGTGAACCTGAATAGGACAGCAAGATAAACGGAGTGAGCTACTAGCGTAGGAAGCGTTGAACGAGGCATTGAGCCAGTTGCGTGTGCAATTGATGACTCGCTTTATAAGCCACGATATGAGCACAGGGGAAAGCCCCTAATAAACTCAAATCTCCTACTAAATCTAAAAGTTTATGACGCACTGGCTCATTTGAAAATCTCAAGGGGGGATTCACCCAACCCGCCTGACTGCAAACCAGGGCATTGTCCAGACTACCACCTTTGATCAGTCCCTGTTGCCGCAGTTGTTCAATCTGATCAGCAAAACCGAATGTTCGTGCCGGGGCGATCGTTTCTAGAAAACTCTCAGTTTGCGGTGACCAACTATGCCACTGATTGCCGATCGCAGTCAAGCCAAAGTCAATGCCATAGGTAAGGCGCAGGTCATCTGCCGGAAATGCTGCCACAAAAGCATCCCCTTTCGTCAGGGTGATTGGTTCCTGAACTTGGTAGCGCAGACGATCGGCTAACTGAGCAACAACTCCTGCCTCAACGATTGCCTCACTCCACTGCAAAGCGGAACCATCCAGCAGAGGCACTTCTGCCCCATCTAGCTCAATCCGGGCGTTATCGATTCCCATGCCGCTTAATGCTGCCAGCAAGTGTTCCACCGTCCGCACTGAGGCTTCTCCTTGCGTTAGCTCCGTTGAAAGCAGCGTTTGGCTGACTGCATCAATGCTTGCCAGAATGTGGGGAGAATGAGGCAAATCCGTCCGGACAAAGTAACGACCTGCTCCTTCCTCCGCAGGCAACACCCGCACTTGAACAGCGGCTCCTGAATGTAGCCCGATGCCTTTTCGCTCAAACGATCGAGCGATTGTATGCTGCTTCAATGATGTCAGGCTTGCCTGGGACAATTGGCTTGGTGTTGACGATGTCATTGGTTTGCTCATCCCTGATCCCACTAGAATCCCTGCCCGATGCCAAAGGTAATTCGGTTTTCCCCCTGATCATTCAGGGCATAGTCTACTCGGACTAAACCGATCGGGGTTTGAACCCGTAAGCCTGCTCCATAGTCAAAGCCGCTGCCAGGTTTCTCTCGAATGCCTGCCGGATCACCCTGAATGTTAGAAGCTGTACCGAGATCAGAACCGACATCAACGAAGAGCGCACCGCTCACAATGGAAAATACTGGGAAGCGATATTCTACAGTTGCCTGGACAAAGCTGCTGCCGCTGCCCAAATCACCCGCTCCATAGCCGCGCACTGAATCTGTTCCGCCTAGAGCAAATGCTTCGTAAGGCGGAAAGTCTCCAATAATTGTGCCTGCCTGAACATTAAACGCCAGCGTTTGTGGACAATCTTCAGGGCTGGGGTTGTCCTTCTGGCATCCCGGTGTTAGGCGAGTAAAACGAACGGGCAAGAAGTAGCTGTAACTGCCTCGCAATCGATTAAAGCCAATACCATCAATCGGGATTGCCTGCTCTGTACTGAGGCGCAATACCGAACCACTGGTCGTTTGAATTGGGTCATTACGTCGATCGCGGACTGCCGAAAGCTGTACAGTCCAGATGTTGTCAGTGCCAGACTCGTTGTAGCTCAGCAGATTTCCGAATTCGTCTCTTGGCGTAATTTCGCCATCTAGATCTCGAACCGTGACATTTTGAAACTGTGTTCCTAATGTCGCTCGCCAACCCTCTCCAAACGGACGGCTAAAGCTGACGCCAGCCCCATAGCGGCGAACCCGAGGACGATCGCCATTTGGCAAATTCACCTCTCTAGGACCTCCATCAAAGATCAGCGAGATGGATTGTCGGCCAAAAGCGTTGACGCTGTAGGAAGTCCGGTTTGGATCACCACCAATCCAGGGATCAGTAAAGTTAAGGTCAAAGAGCAGATCCCGCTGCCCCAATTGCACTTCTGCCGTCAGGTTCTGGTTATTGCCGCCCAGGTTTTGTTCCTGGAAGCTGACACTCCCGAATAAACCACTGGCAGAGCTAACGCCAAATCCAGCAGCCAACGATCCAGTATTTCGTTCGGTAACGTTGACCACGACATCAACTTGACGCGGATCTTGACCCGGATTGAGGGAAATGTTCAGGTCTTCGAAAATCCCAAGGGCAAAAGCCCGCTGCAAATCTCGGCGAATCTGGTTTTGGTTAAATACATTTCCTGGCTGAGATTCAAACTCACGGGTAATGATGAAATCCCTGGTACGTCCACGAACTGGGTTGCCTTCCTCGTCGATCGGCTGACCATCCTTCAGGAAGCGAATCTGGATATTTTCAATGACCCCTTCTGCAACTTCTAGCGTTACCGTGCCATCTGGAGCAATTTGCGGAGCAGAAACCGCTTGTGCCAGGACATATCCATTGTCCCGATATAGCTGGTCAAGCTGCCTGATGCCTGCTTGTAGCTGACGCAAGTTGACAATATTGCCGTATTGATCAGCGAAAATATCGTTAACTGCTTCTTGAAGAGGGACTTCCCGTCCCTGGTAAGTAATGTCTTGCAGCACACTTCCCTGAAGCTGCACCTGCTGGAGTACAGGATTGGGCTGCACATAAAAAGTAACTCGCACCCCAAGTGACGTATCTTCTGGAACTGCCCGAACATTGGAGAAATACCCAGTCGCAAAGACGGCATTAATATCTTGCTGAAGCTGCGATCGAGTCGTAATCGTTCCGGGACGGGTTTGAATTGCCCCATAGACTTGATTCAGCAGGTCGCCTTCCGCACCAGATACTAAAACTTCTGAAACAAGCACTCTTGGTTCCGTTTGGTCTGCTTGAGTCGGGGTTTGAGGTGAAGGGGTTTGAGTGGCAGGCGGATTTGTTCCTGGCAAGGCGGGGGCTGCAGGCGTTTGTGAAGGATTCGCCTCAGAGGGGTTTGGAGTAGCAGGTGTCGTTGGTTGAGTCGAGGGAATATCAAAATTGAAATCGGGCCCAGGGATTGGATCAAACTGCAACTGGTCAGGTGATGTTGCTGAACCGGGCGTTTGAGTGCCAGGGGGTGGGTTACCAGGCTGATTTTGGGATTCGGAAGACGGGTCAGTTGGAAGCGTCTGCTGCGCAATAACGGAATTTGAGAACTCAGGTGACGTGACAGTAGGCAGAGAAATATTGCTGGAGAGCGGTATGACTGTCGATGGAGTGACTGCCGATGGAGCACTTCCCTGAACTGATCCTTGATCTGGCGGCTGTGTGGTGATCAAAGCTGGCTGCTCAGGTGTAGCAGAATCAGCGGAGCGGGTTGGCTCGGAAGGGTTTGCAGTCTCAGTCAGGGCATTGACAGCCTCAGATGCTTCTGCTTTGGGATGAGCGAGACCCAGGGCTGCGG is a genomic window containing:
- the fabI gene encoding enoyl-ACP reductase FabI encodes the protein MLNLTGKNALVTGIANNRSIAWGIAQQLHAAGATLGVTFLPDDKGRFEKKVSELVEPLQPNLFLPCDVQDEAQMQNTFDVVKEKWGRLDILIHCLAFASKDALSGDFSSVSRQDFTQAIEVSAYSLLSMSRMAKPLMTEGGSIVTMSYLGGVRVIPNYNTMGIAKAALEMNVRYLASELGSQNVRVNAISAGPIRTLASSAVGGILDMIHHVEKVAPLRRTVTQTEVGNAAAFLCSDLSTGITGQVLYVDAGYEIMGM
- the ntcA gene encoding global nitrogen regulator NtcA, producing MVVAPDRPLANVFRQLSGSAFPPVVEAYERGKTIFFPGDPAERVYFLLKGAVKLSRVYEAGEEITVALLRENSVFGVLSLITGQRADRFYHAVAFTPTELLSVPIEQVEKSLKENPELCMLMMQGLSSRILQTEMMIETLAHRDMGSRLVSFLLILCRDFGVPTSEGITIDLKLSHQAIAEAIGSTRVTVTRLLGDLRQDQMISIHKKKITVHNPVTLSQQFT
- the lpxB gene encoding lipid-A-disaccharide synthase, with the protein product MSGDVQTDRFNNGTQPSSAQEPKCIFVSTGEVSGDLQGSLLVEALYREAAQAGICIEVVATGGERMAKAGAKLLADTSAIGSIGILESLFYVLPSYQIQQRVKQFLRQNPPDLTVMIDYLGPNIGFGSFMRQQFPQVPRVYYIAPQEWVWSISSANTRQILRITDRLLAIFPAEATYYEKWGANVTWVGHPLVDRFQSAPTRADAREALGISSDQTMIALIPASRKQELKYILPIMFQAAQQLQAQLPQAHFYIPLSLEVYRSAIEAAIQQFGLRATLIADQTQTVLAAADLALTKSGTVNLELALLNVPQVVMYRLNPVTAWIAKHLLKYAAPFISPANLVLMKPVVPELLQHEATSERLVSEALDILLNPDRQQQIFADYDQTRQKLGQVGVCDRAAKEILSLLPQESSTN
- the lpxA gene encoding acyl-ACP--UDP-N-acetylglucosamine O-acyltransferase, which encodes MVSLIHPTAVIHPRAELHPTVQIGAYAVIGEQVTIGAGTIVGHHAVIDGRVEIGERNKVFPGAAIGLEPQDLKYDGSLNLVKIGNDNVIREYVTINRATLADEMTVLGNNNLLMAYSHVGHNCVIGDQVIIANSVALSGHVRIESQARISGVLGVHQFVHIGRLAMIGGMSRINRDVPPFMLVEGNPARVRSLNKVGLQRAGLGDAAAMQSLKKAFRLLYHSGLPFRQALEQLDLLSDSEAIEHLRQFLRLSHSPGRRGSIPGKKLKSREDD
- the fabZ gene encoding 3-hydroxyacyl-ACP dehydratase FabZ, with protein sequence MAILTDDHTTTHQDAEATPDGSESNQVLTVEEIHRLLPHRYPFSLVDKVIQYVPGKLAVGIKNVTFNEPHFQGHFPGKPIMPGVLIVEAMAQVGGVVLTQMPNLPEGLFMFAGIDKVRFRRPVVPGDQLVMTVELLRVKHRRFGWMQGRAEVDGQLVAEGELMFSLVNL
- the lpxC gene encoding UDP-3-O-acyl-N-acetylglucosamine deacetylase, with protein sequence MTSSTPSQLSQASLTSLKQHTIARSFERKGIGLHSGAAVQVRVLPAEEGAGRYFVRTDLPHSPHILASIDAVSQTLLSTELTQGEASVRTVEHLLAALSGMGIDNARIELDGAEVPLLDGSALQWSEAIVEAGVVAQLADRLRYQVQEPITLTKGDAFVAAFPADDLRLTYGIDFGLTAIGNQWHSWSPQTESFLETIAPARTFGFADQIEQLRQQGLIKGGSLDNALVCSQAGWVNPPLRFSNEPVRHKLLDLVGDLSLLGAFPCAHIVAYKASHQLHTQLAQCLVQRFLR
- a CDS encoding BamA/TamA family outer membrane protein, producing MRFSPIFLAAMTAAAALGLAHPKAEASEAVNALTETANPSEPTRSADSATPEQPALITTQPPDQGSVQGSAPSAVTPSTVIPLSSNISLPTVTSPEFSNSVIAQQTLPTDPSSESQNQPGNPPPGTQTPGSATSPDQLQFDPIPGPDFNFDIPSTQPTTPATPNPSEANPSQTPAAPALPGTNPPATQTPSPQTPTQADQTEPRVLVSEVLVSGAEGDLLNQVYGAIQTRPGTITTRSQLQQDINAVFATGYFSNVRAVPEDTSLGVRVTFYVQPNPVLQQVQLQGSVLQDITYQGREVPLQEAVNDIFADQYGNIVNLRQLQAGIRQLDQLYRDNGYVLAQAVSAPQIAPDGTVTLEVAEGVIENIQIRFLKDGQPIDEEGNPVRGRTRDFIITREFESQPGNVFNQNQIRRDLQRAFALGIFEDLNISLNPGQDPRQVDVVVNVTERNTGSLAAGFGVSSASGLFGSVSFQEQNLGGNNQNLTAEVQLGQRDLLFDLNFTDPWIGGDPNRTSYSVNAFGRQSISLIFDGGPREVNLPNGDRPRVRRYGAGVSFSRPFGEGWRATLGTQFQNVTVRDLDGEITPRDEFGNLLSYNESGTDNIWTVQLSAVRDRRNDPIQTTSGSVLRLSTEQAIPIDGIGFNRLRGSYSYFLPVRFTRLTPGCQKDNPSPEDCPQTLAFNVQAGTIIGDFPPYEAFALGGTDSVRGYGAGDLGSGSSFVQATVEYRFPVFSIVSGALFVDVGSDLGTASNIQGDPAGIREKPGSGFDYGAGLRVQTPIGLVRVDYALNDQGENRITFGIGQGF